The Cohnella abietis genome has a segment encoding these proteins:
- a CDS encoding cache domain-containing sensor histidine kinase: MSIFSRLRSIQTNMVLSSVLLILMTIMIVSVISYYLTKDAVQSKAQEYTTELVKQINNNIKSYVNGMNYMSDLVAGNPFVQDYLSKETFASLKQEKESKESISTLLESMLVSRTDITSVNVFGYNGQFVSGRKELELNPYIDLTSLNWYRNAQEAHGQSVISPSHIQPVFKDRYPWVVSLSRELSSRDGSKKLGVFLVDLNFSVMNDMFKDVRLGQRGYLFIVDSSGKIVYHPQQQLIYSKLKYEMIDRVLEIKNGTFTSNEGSNSRMYTVQESDFGWKIVGVSYVNELVSNQNEMRLSYVGLGFICIVIAIIISFFLSQRVSQPIKQLQSYMKEVEKGNFDIHVPVPKTTEVGRLARAFNIMVGKIKELMNQVVSDQEQKRKSEMNALQAQINPHFLYNTLDSIVWMAESNKSKEVVLMTSALAKLFRASISKGEELVSIRTEIEHITNYLMIQKMRYKNKLDYQIEISDSVWDYKTIKVILQPIVENAIYHGIKMKHGPGLIRIASEETETDIHLFIEDNGNGMDEEKLRTLLLPISRSEAGRGVGVQNVHERLKLYFGPQYGLTYKSTLGVGTTVYIRFPKSLQSSEGEK; the protein is encoded by the coding sequence ATCAACAATAATATTAAATCTTATGTAAACGGAATGAACTACATGTCTGATCTTGTCGCAGGCAACCCGTTTGTGCAGGATTATTTATCTAAAGAAACATTCGCCAGCTTAAAGCAAGAGAAGGAGTCGAAGGAATCGATTTCTACCTTGCTGGAGTCTATGCTCGTTTCTCGAACGGACATCACCTCGGTTAACGTATTTGGTTATAATGGACAGTTTGTCTCCGGACGGAAAGAGCTGGAGCTCAATCCTTACATCGATCTAACTAGCTTGAATTGGTATCGCAATGCGCAGGAAGCGCATGGACAAAGTGTAATTTCTCCATCTCACATACAGCCTGTTTTCAAGGATCGTTACCCTTGGGTAGTGTCGTTAAGCCGCGAGCTGAGCAGTCGAGACGGAAGTAAGAAGCTTGGCGTATTTCTTGTTGATCTTAATTTTAGCGTGATGAATGATATGTTCAAGGATGTCCGTCTCGGCCAGAGAGGTTATTTATTTATAGTCGATTCCAGTGGCAAAATTGTGTATCATCCGCAGCAGCAATTGATTTATAGCAAGCTGAAGTACGAGATGATCGACCGGGTACTGGAAATCAAGAACGGTACATTCACGAGCAATGAAGGCAGCAACAGTCGGATGTATACGGTGCAGGAATCCGATTTCGGTTGGAAAATTGTTGGCGTCTCCTATGTGAATGAGCTTGTTAGCAATCAGAACGAAATGAGATTGTCCTATGTTGGGTTAGGGTTCATCTGTATTGTTATTGCAATTATCATCTCGTTCTTCCTGTCGCAGAGAGTGAGCCAGCCCATTAAACAATTGCAAAGCTATATGAAAGAAGTGGAAAAGGGTAACTTTGATATTCATGTGCCGGTTCCGAAGACGACTGAAGTCGGCAGACTTGCTCGTGCCTTTAATATTATGGTAGGAAAAATTAAAGAATTGATGAATCAAGTCGTATCGGACCAAGAGCAGAAGCGGAAGAGTGAGATGAACGCGCTACAGGCGCAAATTAATCCGCATTTTCTTTATAACACTTTAGATTCGATCGTTTGGATGGCGGAGAGCAACAAGTCTAAGGAGGTTGTTTTGATGACTTCAGCGCTTGCTAAATTGTTCCGAGCCTCCATCAGTAAGGGGGAAGAGCTAGTATCGATTAGAACTGAAATCGAGCATATTACGAATTATCTTATGATTCAAAAAATGCGTTACAAAAACAAATTGGATTATCAAATTGAAATCAGTGATTCAGTATGGGATTACAAGACGATAAAAGTTATTTTACAGCCCATAGTTGAGAATGCAATTTACCATGGCATCAAGATGAAGCACGGTCCGGGCTTAATTAGAATTGCATCTGAAGAAACGGAAACGGATATTCATTTATTTATTGAAGACAATGGTAACGGGATGGACGAAGAAAAGCTACGAACACTTCTTTTGCCAATTTCAAGATCAGAGGCGGGACGAGGGGTAGGCGTACAAAATGTTCATGAGCGACTCAAACTATATTTTGGCCCCCAATACGGATTAACTTATAAAAGCACATTGGGTGTAGGGACGACAGTGTATATTCGTTTTCCGAAATCGCTGCAGTCATCGGAGGGTGAAAAATAA